A section of the Ochotona princeps isolate mOchPri1 chromosome 19, mOchPri1.hap1, whole genome shotgun sequence genome encodes:
- the C19H5orf58 gene encoding putative uncharacterized protein C5orf58 homolog produces MFHNNVADHKLKVEAIIKNINTISLELKRMKDLHRMHMPVATLAKENGNPKTSSDQSELTAEVEERSTSDEIQLCNQEEKRNVKRSQLLLCDLTLQFNHPLKAEDSQETERNNTLFEESKMTGVSPSPNSFSM; encoded by the exons ATGTTTCATAACAATGTTGCTGACCATAAGCTGAAGGTGGAAGccataattaaaaatattaatacaaTTTCTTTGGAGTTGAAGAGGATGAAAG ATTTGCATCGCATGCACATGCCTGTAGCAACCCTGGCCAAGGAGAATGGAAATCCCAAGACCAGTTCGGACCAGTCAGAACTTACTGCTGAGGTGGAGGAGAGGAGCACCTCAGATGAAATACAATTATGCAACCAAGAAGAAAAGAGGAATGTTA AACGCTCCCAGTTACTGCTTTGTGACCTCACTCTACAGTTTAATCATCCTTTGAAGGCAGAGGACTCACAGGAAACCGAAAGAAATAATACCCTCTTTGAAGAATCTAAAATGACAGGTGTATCCCCTTCTCCTAACAGTTTTTCCATGTGA